The sequence ACCCCTCTCCCTCCGAAAGCCTCACGGCTTTCTCCTCCCTCTCCCGCAAGCGGGCGAGGGGAAAATACAGAATTTCAACGGAGTAATCTATGGCTCAAACAAACATCAAATCCACCGCGTTAGAACAACCGGTCTCTCTCGCTCGTGACGGCTTTATGGCGTGGTTCTCGCAAATGTCCACCCGCTACGGCTTATTATGGCTGTGCGTATTATTGGTGATTATCTTCTCACTCACCACCGAATCTTTTGCCTCAATGCTGACTTTAAATGCGATTTTGGAAAGTAAATCGAAAATCGCCCTACTTGCGTTAGCTGCGACTACCACAATGATCGTCGGTAAAATCGACCTGAACGTTGGTTTCGGTATCGTGTTATGGCACATTTTAGTGATTACCCTGCAAGTGCAATACGGTTTCTCTTGGTATATGGCGATTTTAATCGTATTAGTGATCGCTGCCCTTTACGGCTTGCTAAACGGTATTTTAGTTGCCTTGGCAGACATCGACAGCTTCGTGGCAACCCTCGGTTCAGGCACAGTGCTGTATGCGGTGGCATTATGGCACTCGGGTGGTCGTCAAATTGTGGGCGATTTACCCGATGAATTTATCGCCTTAAACAGCAAGGAGATTTTCGGTATTCCGATTTCCGCATTCTATGTGTTGGCGGTGGCTATCGTGATGTGGTTAGTGACCGAACACACCCCAACCGGCCGTTGTATGTACGCCGTTGGTGGTAACCCAACCGCCGCTCGTTTAAACGGGATTAACATTAAAAAATACACCATCGTGCCGTTTATTGTCTCGAGCGTTATCACTGCGTTCACCGGCGTGCTGATCTCCGCACAACAAGGTGTGGGTCAAGCAAGCGTGGGGATGGACTACTTACTGCCTGCTCTGGTGGGGGCATTCTTAGGCAGTACTACGATTCGCCCGGGGCGGATTAACGTATGGGGAACGGTGGTCGGTATCGCCATTCTGGCAATCGGGATTTCAGGTATTCAACAATTCGGTGGAGCGTTCTGGGTTGAACCGCTATTTAACGGGGCGACATTGTTACTCT comes from Mannheimia granulomatis and encodes:
- a CDS encoding ABC transporter permease, with translation MAQTNIKSTALEQPVSLARDGFMAWFSQMSTRYGLLWLCVLLVIIFSLTTESFASMLTLNAILESKSKIALLALAATTTMIVGKIDLNVGFGIVLWHILVITLQVQYGFSWYMAILIVLVIAALYGLLNGILVALADIDSFVATLGSGTVLYAVALWHSGGRQIVGDLPDEFIALNSKEIFGIPISAFYVLAVAIVMWLVTEHTPTGRCMYAVGGNPTAARLNGINIKKYTIVPFIVSSVITAFTGVLISAQQGVGQASVGMDYLLPALVGAFLGSTTIRPGRINVWGTVVGIAILAIGISGIQQFGGAFWVEPLFNGATLLLSITIAGYAQRKRLLNQKAVQKKSTN